The Arcanobacterium wilhelmae region AGCGCGCGAATCATCACGACGAGCGGTCTTTGCAGGCAGTGCCCACACCTCAACCACAGTTCCCGGCTCGAGCGACCTCACAGGCGCATTCACCAACGGCACGTCAATATCGACAAACTCAACACCACCGATGAGGTCAACATCGCTCCTAGATACGATTTCGCCAACAGCGAGAGGATGTGAGGCAACCATCTGAGCAGACAGCTCCTTCGCAGGCAAGCGCCCCTCTGATTGAGACACCAGTAACTCAACTATTGCTACAGAATCAGAGATACTCGCACCCCGCGGCACTGGTTTGGAAATCTCGACAAATGGCTGTAGTTTTTCATTGCTCAACAAAAATGCCCCTAGCATTCCTCCAGCAAGGATGAGTACAATACCTATGAAAAGGCGGGGATCTACGAGAATTAGTCTCACATGTTTTGATGTCATATGTAAAGCATGCCAAAGATCCCGTTTTTCGCAGTCAAGTTATCCACAGGTTGCGATTGTGGGTGGCAAAATTCATTGAACTGAAGGTGAGAACAAATGGCAAAGTTTCTGACAATCTCAGACGTTGCAGATTACCTCAACGTCTCGGCAGGCCAGGTCCGTACACTGATCAAGAATGGCGAAATTCCCGCCATCCAGGTCGGCGGCCGTGGCCAGTGGCGCATCGAAGAGGCCAAGCTTGAGGAGTACGTCAAGCGCGGCTACGAAGCTACCGCAAAGAAGATCGGCTCCGACTTCGAAATGTGAGCGTGAACCCATGGTGTGGGGGCGAAGCTACAATCTTCGCCCCCACACCATTTTTGTGCGCTTTCCGCGCGGGCACACATACGTTCTCTCGACACACATACACCACATAGCGCCCGCGATCACACGAGACACAGCGACGACTCTTACCACACCGACTTCGCCGGCTACTCCCACGGCTAGCGCAGAAACTCCACGTAGCCGATGGCCGAGAATGGTATCACCCGATCATCACGCACCGAACCACTCCAATCAAGCGCCCCACTCACAATACGTACCCAGTCTGCACCGACATCGGCGATCTCACCTACCGCATCCACACCCGGGCCAACGATGCGAACCGACACACCAACGTCGCGCCTGAGTATCGCGGGCAGTTTTAGCTCCAGACGACTCCTCGCATTCCCTGCACGCCCCAGCCCCTCAATCCATTCCACGGCAGCGAGCCTGATCAATGCGCATTGACGCGTGCCAGAAATCTCAAACCAATCCGCGCCCACGCGTACCGGAACTCCACGCAACTCGTTGTCACCTACGCCAACAAGCACCTCCACACCTAGCGCGCCATTCACAAGATCAACAAGCCCAACCGAACCCACCTCGGCGGTTCGGAGCTCGCCGAGCTCGATGGCCTCATCTTCGCGTCGGGCAGCCTCAATCCGGCCCTCAATAATTGCAATAACATCCTCAAGATCCATATCACACATCATACCGAGACACACAATAAGGAACGCAACTTCTCGGTATTTACATGAATAAATAATCAAAAATCCCTGAAGCGGGGTATACCCCGCGGAGAGGAAGCGAACGATTCACGTTTAATTCAAGCACTTCACCAAACAACACCAAACAGATACAAAGGAGTTGCAGATGTTTCACCTCACCGCCGCCGAAACATTAACTCTTATATTTACCCAGGTCAGAACGGATACGCCATCCACTACCTTGAATCGCTGGTTACTCGTACTCGCCACTACACTGCTTGTTTTCTCCATGCTGTGGCACACAAGCGCCTGGGTACTTTACACAATCGCGAACCGCACGCGAAATGCGTCGCTGATGGCTCAGGTTGCTGTGATCGCACCGAAACGAATCGCGCGCAAAGCAGCGCTCGCACTAACACTGCCCACTTTCATGCTCGCCTCACCAGCGGTGGCGGCGCCCATCGACCTCACATGGGGCTCCGACGTCGGGCAGGAGATATCGTACGACCAACCGTCCGGCGTCGAAAATGGCACCCCCGACGTCGACCCTAGCTCTGCCCCTGACGCCCGAATCTCACCCGACGCCGACTCAACTCCCCATACCACCGCCACCCCCGACGTCAGTATTCAGCCCGTTATCCCCACTCCCGCACCAGCCAGCGTTGCCCTACCGCATCACACAGACCCACAAACCACGGTGACAGACGCCGCACCCGAGGAACTCACGTCACCTCGCCCCCAAACCACACCATCCAACAGCCATCCCCGCACACCGGCGAACATCACCACATCTGCACCGCGAAAAATCACCGTTCACCGCGGCGACAGCCTGTGGGCCATCGCCCAAAAAATCGACCAACATCAAACTGCAGAACTCGTCGACCGCATCTGGCACCACAATAAGTCCGTCATCGGCGACAACCCAAACCTCATTTACGCAGGTCAAGTACTCGAAATCCCGGAGGTCACCAATGTCAGTGCCCGCTAACGCAACGCCGCGTCCACGCCCGAACCTCGCCGCCGTGCGCAAAAGTGAATTCGATCGCCTCCGGTTCGCCTCTGTCCCCGAACACAACCCCTACGATTCGCTCGCGGAATGGCGCGACCACCAAATACACCTCAGCGATCCGCTCCCCGAAGGATTCCCGCAACTCAAACCCACGGTGGCCCGCATGATCGGACAATGCGTCGAAGTGCTCCTCGGCCACCGGCCCATCCGGCAAGTCCAGAACTGGATGACCCCGGAAGTCTTCCACTCCCTCGCCAGGCACACGAGTCTCATCCGGCGGGCAGGTGGCGCACCAGCGCGCTGCCTCCCACCACGCGTCAGACGAATCCTTGCGACCCAGCCGCAGCCGCGCACAGCCGAATGCTCGATCGCGCTCTTCGACGGCGTACGCATCCGCGCCGCGAGCGCCAGGGTTGAGGTGCGCCGCGGGCACTGGCAACTCGTGATCTTGAGATCTATTGAGATGAAATAGGGGCGGAGCGAGTTTCCACTCGCTCCGCCCCCGTTATCGCGCGCCGGCATTCACCTCGCACGCCACATGTCAATCACCCGCGACAGTGCACCTCAGTGCTTGCGGCGCGAACGGCGCTCAGCACGGTTCATGCCGTCATCGCCCGCCACCTGCTGGCCGGCCTCGTTCGTGCGCTGCACATTACCCGATTCATCACCTGAGGTGTATGTCATCTGAGCCTGGGTTGTTGGGCGCTTGATGCCCAACACCTTCTCCGTATCCACATTGTGCCCGGACCGCGCAGCAACCTCTGGCTCCTCGCCAGCGGCCAAAGCCTCGCGGGCGGCACGCTCGCTTGGGAGCTCAAAGTTGAACAGGTAACCCACCGTCTCAGAACGGATTGCATCGTTCATCTGCTGGAAGAGCTGATAGCCCTCCTCCTTGTACTCGACAAGCGGATCGCGCTGAGCCATCGCACGCAGACCGATACCTTCCTTGAGGTAATCCATCTCGTACAGATGCTCGCGCCACTTACGATCGAGCACAGTGAGCAGAACCTGGCGCTCAATGTTGCGCATATTCTCGCCACCCAGCTCCTCCTCGCGCTCCTCATAGATCGCGTGGACGTCGTCTGCAACCTCGTTCAGGATTGCCTCGCGGGTGAGCAGACGTGCACCGCCCACTTCCTCAACAAGCTCCTCCGGAGTAAACGACGGCTTGTAGACGCTGCGCAGATCCGTCCACAGAGCGTCCAGATCCCAATCCTCGGGCGCACCCATCGTGTCGGCAGTCACCACATCATCCACCGTGAAATCGATGAACGACTGGATCTGATCTTCAACATCTTCCCCATTGAGAATCGCGCGGCGCTCTTCGTACACAACGGTTCGCTGCTCACTCATCACATCGTCGTACTTCAACACATTCTTACGGATCTCCGCATTGCGGGATTCGAGCTGGGTCTGCGCACGCTCAATTGCGTTCGAAAGGATCTTAAACTCGAGCGCCTCGTCCTCCGGACCCTTCTGGAACATCGCGGTTGCACGGTTGTTACCGAACAGGCGGAGCAGATCATCTTCAAGCGACAGGTAGAAACGCGATTCGCCCGGATCGCCCTGACGACCCGCACGGCCACGAAGCTGATTATCGATACGGCGCGATTCGTGACGCTCCGAACCGAGCACGTACAGGCCGCCAAGCTCCTTGACTTCCTCATGTTCGGCCTTCACAGCCTCCTTCGCCTTCGCGAGCATCTGGGGCCATGCAGCCTCGTAGGCCTCGGCGTCGGCTTCAGTCGAATAGCCGGCCTCGCTCATCATCGCCTGCGCGATATGTTCCGCGTTTCCGCCAAGCATGATGTCCGTACCACGGCCTGCCATGTTCGTCGCCACCGTGACAGCACCCTTGCGGCCCGCCATCGCCACCACTTCGGCTTCCGATTCGTGGTGCTTCGCGTTCAATACGGTATGAGGGATACGGGCCTTCTTCAACAGCGCCGAAAGCTGCTCGGAATGTTCCACCGACGCCGTACCCACGAGCACTGGCTGGCCCGTTGCGTAGCGCTCCTTAATATCCTCAACGATCGCC contains the following coding sequences:
- a CDS encoding helix-turn-helix domain-containing protein encodes the protein MAKFLTISDVADYLNVSAGQVRTLIKNGEIPAIQVGGRGQWRIEEAKLEEYVKRGYEATAKKIGSDFEM
- a CDS encoding LysM peptidoglycan-binding domain-containing protein, which codes for MLWHTSAWVLYTIANRTRNASLMAQVAVIAPKRIARKAALALTLPTFMLASPAVAAPIDLTWGSDVGQEISYDQPSGVENGTPDVDPSSAPDARISPDADSTPHTTATPDVSIQPVIPTPAPASVALPHHTDPQTTVTDAAPEELTSPRPQTTPSNSHPRTPANITTSAPRKITVHRGDSLWAIAQKIDQHQTAELVDRIWHHNKSVIGDNPNLIYAGQVLEIPEVTNVSAR
- a CDS encoding Rv3235 family protein; the protein is MSVPANATPRPRPNLAAVRKSEFDRLRFASVPEHNPYDSLAEWRDHQIHLSDPLPEGFPQLKPTVARMIGQCVEVLLGHRPIRQVQNWMTPEVFHSLARHTSLIRRAGGAPARCLPPRVRRILATQPQPRTAECSIALFDGVRIRAASARVEVRRGHWQLVILRSIEMK
- the secA gene encoding preprotein translocase subunit SecA, which gives rise to MSGEIVRKLINKILRAGEGRTLKKLQSIAKQVNELESSFEEMSDAELKEQTTLFKERLEAGETLDDLLPEAFAVVREASKRTLGQRHYDVQIMGAANLHMGNISEMKTGEGKTLVATLAAYLNALPGKGVHVVTVNDYLASYQAELMGRVYRFLGMTTGTITAGLTPDQRRVQYAADITYGTNNEFGFDYLRDNMALDTDSLVQRGHFFAIVDEVDSILIDEARTPLIISGPAEGDANKWYQTFARAVLQMRKDTDYEVDEKKRTVGVLEPGIDKVEDMLGIENLYESVNTPLIGYLNNAIKAKELFHKDKDYIVTNGEVMIVDEHTGRVLPGRRYNEGMHQAIEAKENVEIKAENQTLATITLQNYFRLYDKLSGMTGTAETEAEEFANTYNIGVVPIPTNRPMIRQDKTDLVYPTVAGKYKAIVEDIKERYATGQPVLVGTASVEHSEQLSALLKKARIPHTVLNAKHHESEAEVVAMAGRKGAVTVATNMAGRGTDIMLGGNAEHIAQAMMSEAGYSTEADAEAYEAAWPQMLAKAKEAVKAEHEEVKELGGLYVLGSERHESRRIDNQLRGRAGRQGDPGESRFYLSLEDDLLRLFGNNRATAMFQKGPEDEALEFKILSNAIERAQTQLESRNAEIRKNVLKYDDVMSEQRTVVYEERRAILNGEDVEDQIQSFIDFTVDDVVTADTMGAPEDWDLDALWTDLRSVYKPSFTPEELVEEVGGARLLTREAILNEVADDVHAIYEEREEELGGENMRNIERQVLLTVLDRKWREHLYEMDYLKEGIGLRAMAQRDPLVEYKEEGYQLFQQMNDAIRSETVGYLFNFELPSERAAREALAAGEEPEVAARSGHNVDTEKVLGIKRPTTQAQMTYTSGDESGNVQRTNEAGQQVAGDDGMNRAERRSRRKH